One Panicum virgatum strain AP13 chromosome 3N, P.virgatum_v5, whole genome shotgun sequence DNA segment encodes these proteins:
- the LOC120667415 gene encoding uncharacterized protein LOC120667415, translating to MSKKAEGSKLGRWLGAPVRALSRACDSYARRMSACAGRMPTHAAAYGGRGGFAPGSMQAATFSSRSRRGGAGGEEDVNELVRAMSKSRAAGRGGEGSVPARSRSVQVGRIDEDAPYEFGADDAVRVGGPPVRRARSVAVGTAGLAARGGAVGGYGAARKQLGAAGGVVRG from the coding sequence ATGAGCAAGAAAGCGGAGGGCAGCAAGCTGGGGCGGTGGCTGGGGGCGCCGGTGCGGGCGCTGTCGCGGGCGTGCGACTCGTACGCGCGGAGGATGTCGGCGTGCGCGGGGCGGATGccgacgcacgccgccgcctacggcgggcgcggcgggttCGCGCCGGGGAGCATGCAGGCCGCGACGTTCAGCTCCCGCTcgcgccgcggcggggccggcggcgaggaggacgtTAACGAGCTCGTCCGCGCCATGTCCAagagccgggcggccggccgcggcggcgagggcagcGTCCCTGCCCGGAGCCGGAGCGTGCAGGTGGGGCGGATCGACGAGGACGCGCCGTACGAGTTCGGCGCCGACGACGCCGTGCGCGTCGGCGGGCCCCCGGTGCGAAGGGCCCGCAGCGTCGCCGTGGGaaccgccggcctcgccgcgcgcggcggcgccgtgggtGGGTACGGCGCCGCCAGGAAGCAGCtgggagcggcgggcggcgtcgtGCGCGGCTGA
- the LOC120664957 gene encoding probable xyloglucan glycosyltransferase 7, giving the protein MAPSWWGKDARANGGGGTPVVVKMDNPNWSISEVSASEVAPGSPAGGGGGKAGRGKNARQITWVLLLKAHRAAGRLTGAASAALAVAVAARRRVAAGRTDSDAAPGENTALRTGFYGCIRVFLVLSLLLLAVEVAAYLQGWHLDVGEGLLAVDGLFAAAYAGWMRTRLDYLAPPLQFLTSACVVLFLIQSVDRLVLCLGCFWIKLKGIKPVPLAAGKEDFEAGVEDFPMVLVQMPMCNEREVYQQSIGAVCSLDWPRSNFLVQVLDDSDDATTSALIKEEVEKWQREGVRIIYRHRVIRDGYKAGNLKSAMNCSYVKDYEFVVIFDADFQPQADFLKHTVPHFKGKDDVGLVQARWSFVNKDENLLTRLQSINLCFHFEVEQQVNGAFLNFFGFNGTAGVWRIKALEDSGGWMERTTVEDMDIAVRAHLKGWKFVYLNDVECQCELPESYEAYRKQQHRWHSGPMQLFRLCFVDIIKSKIGFWKKFNLIFLFFLLRKLILPFYSFTLFCVILPMTMFVPEAELPAWVVCYIPATMSILNILPAPKSFPFIVPYLLFENTMSVTKFGAMISGLFQLGSAYEWVVTKKSGRSSEGDLVALVEKHSKQQRVGSAPNLDALTKEESNPKKDAKKKHNRIYRKELALSFLLLTAAARSLLSAQGIHFYFLLFQGVSFLVVGLDLIGEQVE; this is encoded by the exons ATGGCGCCGTCGTGGTGGGGGAAGGACGCGAGggccaatggcggcggcgggacgccgGTGGTGGTGAAGATGGACAACCCCAACTGGTCCATCTCCGAGGTCTCCGCGTCGGAGGTGGCgccgggctcgccggcgggcggcggcgggggcaaggCCGGGCGGGGCAAGAACGCGCGCCAGATCACGTGGGTGCTGCTCCTCAAGGCGCACCGCGCCGCGGGCCGGCTCACGggggcggcctccgccgcgctcgccgtcgcggtcgccgcgcgccggagggtggcggcggggcggacggaCTCCGACGCCGCGCCCGGGGAGAACACCGCGCTGCGCACGGGCTTCTACGGCTGCATCCGGGTGTTCCTCGTGCTGtccctgctgctgctcgccgtcgaggtggcggcgtacctccaggggtgGCACCTCGACGTGGGCGAGGGGCTCCTCGCCGTCGACGGGCTCTTCGCCGCTGCCTACGCGGGCTGGATGCGCACCCGCCTCGActacctcgcgccgccgctgcagttCCTCACCAGCGCCTGCGTCGTCCTCTTCTTGATCCAGAGCGTCGACCGCCTTGTCCTTTGCCTGGGCTGCTTCTGGATCAAGCTCAAGGGAATCAAGCCCGTGCCGCTGGCGGCCGGCAAGGAGGACTTCGAAGCCGGCGTCGAGGACTTCCCCATGGTGCTCGTGCAGATGCCCATGTGCAATGAGAGGGAG GTGTACCAGCAGTCCATCGGTGCAGTTTGCAGCCTGGACTGGCCAAGGTCAAACTTCCTTGTCCAAGTGCtcgatgattctgatgatgCTACCACTTCAGCACTTATCAAGGAGGAAGTGGAGAAATGGCAGCGGGAGGGTGTGCGCATAATATACCGGCACCGGGTAATCCGGGATGGCTATAAGGCTGGAAACCTAAAATCAGCCATGAACTGCAGTTATGTGAAAGATTATGAGTTTGTTGTCATCTTTGATGCTGATTTCCAACCACAAGCGGACTTCCTGAAGCACACCGTGCCCCATTTCAAG GGAAAGGATGATGTGGGGTTGGTTCAGGCAAGATGGTCTTTTGTAAACAAGGATGAGAACTTGCTGACCAGACTTCAGAGCATAAATCTTTGCTTCCACTTTGAGGTGGAGCAGCAGGTGAATGGTGCGTTTCTCAACTTTTTCGGGTTTAACGGCACTGCGGGAGTGTGGAGAATTAAGGCACTTGAGGATTCTGGAGGATGGATGGAGAGGACAACAGTGGAGGATATGGACATAGCTGTCCGAGCACATCTTAAGGGATGGAAGTTTGTCTACCTAAATGATGTTGAG TGTCAATGCGAGTTGCCAGAATCCTATGAAGCTTACAGAAAGCAGCAACACCGGTGGCACTCAGGTCCCATGCAATTGTTTAGGCTGTGCTTTGTGGACATAATCAAATCTAAG ATTGGATTCTGGAAGAAGTTCAAtctcattttccttttcttcctcctccggaaGCTCATCCTACCATTCTATTCGTTCACTCTTTTCTGTGTCATCCTTCCCATGACAATGTTTGTTCCTGAAGCTGAACTCCCCGCATGGGTAGTATGCTACATTCCAGCTACAATGTCCATCCTAAACATCCTCCCAGCCCCCAAATCCTTCCCGTTCATTGTTCCGTACCTTCTGTTTGAGAACACCATGTCAGTAACCAAGTTCGGTGCCATGATTTCTGGCCTGTTCCAGCTCGGGAGTGCCTACGAGTGGGTTGTCACCAAGAAATCAGGTCGTTCTTCTGAGGGTGACCTCGTTGCCCTCGTTGAGAAGCACTctaagcaacaaagagtaggttcTGCACCCAATCTTGATGCGCTAACAAAGGAGGAGTCAAATCCCAAAAAGGACGCAAAGAAGAAGCACAATAGGATCTACAGGAAGGAACTCGCACTGTCCTTCCTTCTGCTAACAGCAGCCGCCCGCAGCTTGCTGTCCGCCCAGGGCATCCATTTCTACTTCCTCCTGTTCCAAGGGGTCTCATTCTTGGTCGTCGGTCTCGACCTGATCGGCGAGCAAGTGGAGTGA